A window of the Mesotoga prima MesG1.Ag.4.2 genome harbors these coding sequences:
- a CDS encoding redox-sensing transcriptional repressor Rex, whose protein sequence is MDSRKIPKPTIKRLAIFHRCLENLVISGVSSISSKDFADRLGIKASQVRKDLSYFGEFGKRGVGYNTELLLDSISEILGIRKRWNTCIVGMGNLGMALANYPGLSKSGFVAKALFDNNPNKIGMPMPNNLMIESTAKLKEIVKSRNVEIGVITVPASAAQSTADLLTEAGIKGIVNFAPIRLSLPQEIINEEIDISASFRSLAFSMTYGSSKKGRKH, encoded by the coding sequence ATGGACAGTAGGAAGATTCCCAAGCCCACGATCAAGAGACTTGCAATTTTTCACAGATGCCTAGAAAATCTGGTGATCTCTGGGGTGTCAAGCATATCTTCAAAAGACTTTGCCGACAGGCTAGGCATCAAAGCCAGTCAAGTCAGAAAAGACCTTTCATATTTTGGCGAGTTTGGCAAAAGGGGTGTAGGTTACAACACCGAGCTTCTTCTTGACAGCATAAGCGAGATACTGGGAATCAGAAAGAGGTGGAATACCTGTATAGTTGGAATGGGAAATCTGGGGATGGCGCTGGCCAACTATCCAGGCCTTTCCAAATCGGGATTCGTTGCAAAGGCACTGTTCGACAACAATCCTAACAAGATAGGAATGCCCATGCCAAATAACCTCATGATTGAGTCCACGGCCAAATTGAAAGAAATAGTCAAAAGTAGGAATGTTGAAATCGGTGTGATTACTGTTCCGGCAAGCGCGGCGCAGAGCACCGCCGATTTGCTAACGGAGGCAGGTATAAAGGGCATAGTGAATTTTGCGCCAATAAGACTTTCTTTACCTCAGGAGATCATAAACGAAGAGATAGATATTTCGGCTTCTTTCCGGTCACTTGCTTTTAGCATGACTTATGGATCTTCAAAGAAAGGAAGAAAGCATTAA
- the udk gene encoding uridine kinase — protein sequence MVLVSITGGSGAGKTSVTNMIFNHFMERAAVLSMDDYYKNLDPGTDPRQFNFDSPKAFDFELFEEHLRSVKENKSIMVPVYSMVTYRRESGICRKFIPKPLIIVEGLLVMFKKEMRDLFDFSIYIDAPADERLIRRIERDTKERGRSIESIIEQYRKFVAPSFESFIEPQKYFCDIVLPDGAANTTGLNVIINAIENMLNK from the coding sequence ATGGTCCTCGTTTCAATAACTGGTGGCAGCGGGGCAGGAAAGACGTCGGTGACAAATATGATCTTCAACCACTTCATGGAACGAGCTGCGGTCCTTTCTATGGATGACTATTATAAGAATCTCGATCCAGGCACCGATCCAAGACAATTCAACTTTGACTCCCCTAAGGCCTTTGATTTTGAGCTTTTCGAAGAGCATCTCAGATCCGTTAAAGAGAACAAAAGCATTATGGTTCCTGTCTATAGTATGGTGACCTATAGGCGTGAGTCTGGAATATGTAGAAAGTTCATACCTAAACCGTTGATTATTGTCGAAGGACTTTTGGTAATGTTCAAGAAAGAAATGAGGGATCTCTTCGATTTTTCGATCTACATAGATGCACCGGCTGATGAAAGGCTAATTAGAAGAATTGAACGGGATACAAAGGAACGAGGGAGATCAATAGAGAGCATAATCGAACAATACAGAAAATTTGTCGCCCCCTCTTTCGAAAGTTTCATAGAACCGCAAAAATACTTTTGTGATATAGTTTTACCTGACGGGGCCGCAAATACTACCGGTCTCAATGTGATAATCAATGCTATTGAGAATATGTTAAACAAGTGA
- a CDS encoding ABC transporter ATP-binding protein, which translates to MKGIVKQFPSVLANDHVNFEVRKGEIHALVGENGAGKTTLMNQLYGLYTPDEGEVFINGRKTIINGPKDAIDMGIGMVHQHFMLVDNQTVAENVVLGSEPRRGPLKLFMDSGRARKIVIELSKKYGLAVDVDAYIEDIPVGMQQRVEILKILYRGAEILIFDEPTAVLTPQETEELFKILLVLKENGKTIVFITHKLNEVMAITDRVTVMRLGKVTGQVNTKDTNPRQLANMMVGREVLLRVEKEEKKAGETVLEIKDLHVKDNRNLDTVNGVSFVVRRGEIVGIAGVAGNGQTELVEAITGLRKVEKGRIFLNGEDLTNHTALEIREAGMTHIPEDRHKRGMIMQYPVYYNLILGKQDEEPFSQEGFINLKAVKTFASDVVETFDIRPKNINMIAGNLSGGNQQKVVVGREISIVPIEPKVVVVSQPTRGLDIGAIEFIHKTLISMRDKGIALLLISMELDEIFSLSDRILVFYEGQIMGEVAPHEVNREEIGLMMAGHKKTEVVRERSDES; encoded by the coding sequence ATGAAAGGCATAGTGAAGCAATTCCCTTCTGTTTTGGCCAATGATCATGTGAATTTTGAAGTCAGGAAGGGCGAAATTCACGCACTTGTCGGTGAAAACGGTGCCGGGAAAACCACCCTGATGAACCAGCTTTATGGACTTTATACCCCTGATGAAGGGGAGGTTTTTATTAACGGTAGAAAGACAATAATCAACGGGCCGAAAGATGCCATAGATATGGGAATAGGAATGGTTCACCAGCATTTCATGCTTGTAGACAATCAAACGGTAGCCGAAAATGTCGTCTTAGGATCTGAACCTAGGCGAGGACCCTTGAAGCTATTCATGGACTCCGGCAGGGCAAGAAAGATAGTAATAGAGCTCTCAAAAAAATACGGCTTGGCCGTTGATGTCGATGCATATATCGAAGACATTCCAGTTGGCATGCAACAAAGAGTTGAGATCCTTAAGATCCTTTATAGGGGCGCAGAGATCTTGATTTTCGATGAACCAACTGCGGTTCTTACCCCTCAAGAAACAGAGGAACTTTTCAAAATACTCCTTGTTCTTAAGGAAAACGGCAAGACAATAGTCTTCATTACTCACAAATTGAATGAGGTAATGGCTATTACTGACAGAGTTACGGTCATGAGATTGGGAAAGGTAACCGGTCAAGTCAATACTAAAGACACTAATCCAAGACAACTCGCCAATATGATGGTCGGCAGGGAGGTCCTCCTCAGAGTCGAAAAAGAAGAGAAAAAGGCAGGGGAGACCGTTTTGGAGATAAAAGATCTCCACGTAAAGGATAACAGAAATCTCGACACCGTAAATGGCGTATCCTTCGTAGTTCGTCGGGGCGAGATAGTTGGTATCGCCGGCGTCGCGGGAAATGGCCAGACGGAACTAGTTGAAGCAATTACTGGACTTAGAAAGGTTGAAAAGGGAAGAATCTTCCTCAATGGAGAAGATCTGACAAATCATACAGCTCTTGAGATTAGAGAGGCCGGAATGACACACATCCCAGAAGATCGACACAAAAGGGGCATGATAATGCAATATCCCGTCTATTATAACCTCATACTGGGGAAGCAGGATGAAGAACCATTTTCCCAAGAGGGGTTCATAAATTTGAAAGCTGTCAAGACCTTCGCAAGTGATGTTGTTGAGACTTTTGACATAAGGCCAAAGAATATAAACATGATTGCTGGAAATCTCTCCGGAGGGAATCAACAGAAGGTTGTAGTGGGCCGCGAGATCAGCATAGTACCCATTGAACCCAAAGTGGTTGTAGTCTCTCAGCCAACAAGAGGGCTTGATATTGGTGCGATAGAGTTCATTCATAAGACGCTGATATCTATGCGGGATAAGGGAATCGCATTGCTGCTGATTTCGATGGAACTCGATGAGATCTTTTCTCTTTCAGACAGAATACTTGTCTTCTACGAAGGTCAGATAATGGGAGAAGTGGCTCCGCATGAAGTTAATAGAGAGGAGATTGGCCTTATGATGGCGGGCCACAAGAAGACCGAAGTCGTCAGGGAACGGAGTGATGAATCATGA
- the rimO gene encoding 30S ribosomal protein S12 methylthiotransferase RimO yields MKLGVLSLGCSKNIADMDNFMGIMANRGHEIVEDASVADLIIIDTCGFIDDAKKESVEEIFKFISLKQENPGLKVVAVGCLVQRYFDELKSEISEIDGLIGVTSPFTLADLIENGEFFYLKEPDGVYDFSSRVVSSKYSAYVKIGDGCNRNCAFCSIPNFKGKSVSRNPDSIVKETLSLIRKGVKEIDLVSQDCTQYGKDLNEKTDLKSLLERLNNIDGDFWIRVLYLHPDHVDNELVDSILSLSKVVDYFDIPVQSGSTRILKKMGRIKDSDRLRELLFGIRQKAPHAILRTTLLIGFPGESEATFNETLDFVRSVKFDRLGGFVYSNEEGTQAFGQKRTIGRKAAKEMLNSLLEEQDTISAGRLSQFKGQIMTVLVEESGSSYSLGRAYNSAPDVDGVVVLKGHNEDGVFVKARITDSYEHDMEGVILDELA; encoded by the coding sequence ATGAAGCTCGGAGTTCTTTCTCTGGGATGCTCAAAGAATATCGCTGACATGGACAACTTCATGGGGATAATGGCTAATAGAGGACACGAGATAGTTGAAGATGCTTCAGTTGCGGATTTGATAATTATAGATACCTGCGGCTTTATTGACGATGCAAAAAAGGAGAGTGTGGAGGAAATCTTCAAATTCATTTCTCTTAAGCAAGAGAATCCTGGATTGAAGGTAGTAGCTGTAGGGTGTCTTGTGCAGCGATATTTTGATGAACTAAAATCGGAAATTTCTGAGATAGATGGACTTATAGGAGTTACAAGTCCATTTACTCTTGCAGATCTAATTGAAAATGGGGAGTTCTTCTATTTGAAGGAGCCAGATGGAGTATACGACTTTTCCAGTAGAGTGGTCAGCAGTAAGTATTCTGCTTATGTGAAGATAGGAGATGGCTGTAACAGAAACTGCGCCTTTTGTTCTATTCCTAATTTCAAGGGGAAGTCGGTGAGTCGAAATCCAGATAGTATAGTTAAAGAGACACTTTCTCTCATAAGAAAAGGAGTAAAGGAGATCGATCTCGTTTCTCAGGATTGTACACAATATGGAAAAGACTTGAATGAGAAAACGGATCTCAAGAGCCTTCTTGAGAGGCTCAACAATATTGATGGGGATTTCTGGATAAGAGTTCTTTATCTTCATCCTGATCACGTTGACAACGAGCTTGTCGATTCGATTCTCTCACTGTCAAAAGTCGTAGATTATTTTGATATTCCAGTTCAAAGCGGTTCTACAAGAATCTTGAAGAAGATGGGGAGGATAAAGGATTCAGATCGGTTGCGCGAGCTGCTGTTTGGAATAAGGCAAAAGGCTCCTCACGCTATTCTGAGAACAACCTTGTTGATTGGTTTTCCCGGTGAAAGTGAAGCAACATTCAATGAAACCCTTGATTTTGTGAGAAGTGTAAAATTCGATAGACTTGGAGGCTTCGTTTATTCCAACGAAGAAGGGACTCAGGCATTCGGCCAGAAGAGGACGATCGGCAGAAAGGCGGCTAAGGAAATGCTCAATTCGTTGCTTGAAGAACAGGACACGATTTCAGCCGGAAGGCTTTCCCAGTTCAAAGGACAGATAATGACTGTTCTTGTTGAAGAAAGCGGTTCAAGTTATTCACTTGGAAGAGCCTATAACAGTGCGCCAGACGTTGACGGAGTGGTGGTACTTAAAGGTCATAATGAGGATGGGGTTTTTGTTAAAGCGAGAATTACTGATTCTTATGAACATGACATGGAAGGTGTTATCTTGGATGAACTTGCCTAA
- the pgsA gene encoding CDP-diacylglycerol--glycerol-3-phosphate 3-phosphatidyltransferase: MNLPNILTLSRMLLTIPALLMLMSGSVVGHYFSFIVFVVAALTDFFDGRIARKRGLVTDLGKFLDQISDKILVTSVFLGFMGLSRISLWFLFILIFRDTLVSGIRMVASSKGKVIAADIFGKAKTVAQITLLILLYSNLLWGFPAPSVMVWFEILVAIITALSGGNYLLKNLDIFKGGK; this comes from the coding sequence ATGAACTTGCCTAATATTTTAACTTTATCCAGAATGTTGCTTACTATACCTGCATTGCTGATGCTAATGAGCGGGAGTGTTGTGGGTCACTATTTTTCGTTTATTGTTTTCGTTGTCGCTGCTTTGACAGATTTCTTCGATGGCAGAATAGCGCGAAAACGTGGACTGGTTACGGATTTAGGAAAATTCCTTGACCAGATCTCCGATAAGATACTGGTTACTTCAGTTTTCTTAGGGTTTATGGGACTGTCCAGGATCAGTCTGTGGTTCCTCTTTATCCTCATATTCAGGGATACACTTGTGTCAGGGATTCGAATGGTTGCTTCAAGTAAGGGAAAAGTGATTGCCGCGGACATATTTGGCAAAGCCAAGACCGTGGCGCAAATTACGCTCTTGATACTTCTTTACTCTAATTTGCTCTGGGGATTTCCCGCTCCGAGTGTGATGGTTTGGTTCGAGATCCTTGTTGCTATCATAACGGCGTTAAGTGGGGGCAATTACCTACTTAAGAATCTTGATATCTTTAAGGGAGGAAAGTAA
- the thpR gene encoding RNA 2',3'-cyclic phosphodiesterase — MRSFIAVDTGERVPAMIDGISEKLRRMGFKASWVPGANAHVTLAFLDNIELEKLALLASMLSRRLRGFPSFTLETGRIGYFKHKDLPKVIWVAIERNQNLVNLQRETRVVLEALSLPVDENFRPHLTVGRMKFSPPMWRKFLSTLENERIIFPVGEVTIFESILSREGATYRKVFTCSFEGGLIEHAV, encoded by the coding sequence TTGCGCTCTTTTATTGCAGTTGACACCGGCGAGAGAGTCCCGGCCATGATAGACGGTATATCGGAAAAGCTTAGAAGAATGGGATTCAAAGCATCCTGGGTGCCTGGAGCAAACGCTCATGTCACGCTCGCATTTCTTGACAACATTGAGTTGGAGAAACTTGCTTTGCTCGCGTCGATGCTTTCTCGCAGATTAAGAGGCTTTCCTTCTTTTACTTTGGAGACGGGTAGAATAGGTTATTTCAAGCACAAGGATCTGCCGAAAGTAATCTGGGTTGCAATCGAGCGGAACCAAAATCTTGTCAATCTCCAGAGAGAAACAAGAGTAGTGCTTGAGGCGTTAAGTCTTCCTGTCGACGAGAATTTCAGACCCCATCTAACAGTTGGAAGAATGAAGTTTAGTCCACCCATGTGGCGCAAGTTTCTAAGCACTCTTGAAAATGAGCGCATAATCTTCCCCGTTGGAGAAGTTACAATATTCGAATCTATCCTTTCGAGGGAAGGTGCAACATACAGGAAGGTCTTCACATGCAGTTTTGAAGGAGGACTGATTGAACATGCTGTCTAA
- a CDS encoding DUF4416 family protein, which translates to MGNYRKTEMVNLVIFVFGSYIDYRLQEIQPVLEKRFGPADYISKALDFDRYTSYYNDEMGYGLRGKLISFKRLIHPQQISLIKRLTNAIEDHFTLEGNRKVNLDPGYIHHAQFVLASTKHWANRVYVGDGIYAEITLMYIDGSLKPLPYTYPNYKDREYIEELMKIRELYLLKRKERL; encoded by the coding sequence ATGGGGAATTATCGAAAGACGGAGATGGTCAATCTCGTAATCTTTGTTTTCGGTTCATATATAGATTACAGATTGCAGGAGATTCAACCTGTTCTTGAGAAAAGATTTGGGCCAGCAGACTACATTTCAAAGGCTCTGGATTTTGATAGGTACACATCTTATTACAATGATGAAATGGGATATGGCTTGAGGGGAAAATTGATCTCCTTCAAAAGGCTTATTCACCCACAACAGATTTCTCTGATAAAAAGATTGACGAATGCGATAGAAGATCATTTCACGTTGGAAGGCAATCGAAAGGTAAATCTGGATCCGGGTTACATTCATCATGCGCAGTTCGTGCTGGCCTCTACGAAGCACTGGGCAAATCGTGTTTATGTTGGAGACGGCATTTATGCAGAAATTACGCTTATGTACATCGATGGCTCTTTGAAACCTCTTCCATACACTTATCCCAATTACAAAGATCGTGAATACATAGAAGAGCTTATGAAAATCAGGGAGTTGTATCTTCTCAAGAGAAAGGAAAGGCTATGA
- a CDS encoding BMP family lipoprotein — MKLKLLLVFSLILMFALPVLAMKVIMVTDVGGLGDKSFNDGTWEGIVKASDFLGLEREVVQSKEQADYIPNLSNAAKEADIVFGVGFMMADALYKVAPQFPDTYFIGIDIDPIENMPNNVATYLFKEQEGAFLVGYVVAAMTKTNMVGFVGGLPIPPVERFRYGYEAGIRVYEELHGKTISILQGYTMDFNDPKKGKDLAIAQFAEGADIVFHAAGACGNGVIEAAAEKGEGFFAVGVDVDQDYMAPGRVLTSSVKRVDMASYQAVMSIALGTFEPGAKTLGIKDEGVGISPMTYTKDIVGPTILSQVEFLKGLIKAGTLVVPDTQEKLDAFVVPEITLP, encoded by the coding sequence ATGAAACTAAAACTTTTGTTGGTGTTCTCACTTATTCTAATGTTTGCTCTCCCGGTACTGGCTATGAAGGTAATCATGGTTACAGACGTCGGAGGACTTGGTGACAAGTCTTTTAACGACGGCACGTGGGAAGGAATAGTAAAGGCCTCTGATTTTCTCGGACTGGAGAGAGAAGTAGTCCAGTCGAAAGAGCAGGCCGACTACATTCCGAATCTGTCTAATGCCGCCAAGGAAGCAGACATCGTTTTTGGAGTAGGCTTCATGATGGCTGACGCACTTTACAAGGTTGCCCCTCAGTTCCCGGATACTTACTTCATTGGGATCGACATCGATCCGATCGAGAACATGCCCAACAACGTGGCAACTTATCTTTTCAAAGAACAGGAAGGAGCTTTCCTAGTTGGTTACGTTGTTGCAGCTATGACGAAAACAAACATGGTAGGTTTTGTCGGTGGTCTCCCAATTCCTCCGGTCGAAAGGTTCCGCTATGGCTATGAAGCTGGAATCAGAGTTTACGAAGAACTCCATGGAAAGACCATAAGCATACTTCAGGGATATACGATGGACTTCAACGATCCGAAGAAGGGAAAGGACCTTGCCATCGCTCAGTTCGCAGAAGGCGCGGATATAGTCTTCCATGCCGCAGGGGCCTGTGGAAATGGAGTCATCGAGGCCGCAGCTGAGAAGGGTGAGGGCTTCTTCGCAGTTGGTGTCGATGTCGATCAGGATTACATGGCTCCTGGAAGAGTTCTTACAAGCTCAGTTAAGAGAGTCGACATGGCTTCTTATCAGGCCGTCATGAGTATTGCTCTGGGAACATTCGAACCTGGAGCAAAGACACTGGGTATAAAGGATGAAGGCGTGGGAATAAGCCCTATGACCTATACCAAGGATATAGTAGGACCGACTATCCTTTCTCAAGTCGAGTTCCTGAAGGGCCTAATAAAAGCCGGAACGCTAGTTGTTCCTGATACTCAGGAAAAACTTGACGCTTTCGTTGTCCCAGAAATAACCCTTCCTTAA
- a CDS encoding ABC transporter permease — MNTGKIYALLVPIVSVLIALLIASIIIIMIGKNPVTAYAIMLDGAFGSQEAIADTIMKMTPLILTGLAVGFGFRAGVFNIGAEGQMTMGALIGAVVAMNIGGIPSVIAIPLSILAGMLAGAFWASIAGFLKAFTGAHEVISTIMLNWIASNLASYMVTGPLAVGSGTPKSPEIAEASKLPVILKVQATELSIGIFIAVAVAIIMYILIEKTTTGYKLKAVGFNPHAAEYGGISIRKSIILTMAISGALAGMAGIVDLIGVPPHRFVGELTGGRGFDGITIALIGRNNPIGIIFAALLIAALRTGSNAMQIRAQIPNDIVSIIQGIVIFLVAAERIVSTLISWKRKKGVTAI, encoded by the coding sequence ATGAACACGGGCAAAATATATGCTTTACTAGTTCCTATCGTCTCCGTTTTGATAGCTCTCCTAATCGCCTCCATAATTATCATCATGATCGGAAAGAATCCAGTGACAGCTTACGCGATAATGCTTGATGGAGCCTTTGGCAGCCAGGAAGCTATCGCAGACACAATAATGAAGATGACGCCTCTGATCCTTACCGGTCTCGCCGTAGGTTTTGGATTCAGAGCAGGTGTCTTTAACATAGGTGCTGAAGGTCAGATGACAATGGGTGCTCTTATAGGCGCAGTGGTCGCTATGAACATCGGTGGAATTCCGTCAGTTATAGCGATCCCTCTTTCTATTCTCGCGGGAATGCTTGCAGGAGCTTTTTGGGCTTCAATTGCCGGATTTCTCAAAGCCTTCACTGGTGCCCACGAAGTAATCTCAACGATTATGCTGAACTGGATTGCTTCTAACTTGGCATCTTATATGGTAACTGGGCCTCTCGCCGTGGGCTCCGGAACTCCAAAGAGTCCTGAGATTGCGGAGGCGTCGAAACTTCCTGTGATCTTGAAGGTTCAAGCGACTGAACTCAGCATCGGAATTTTCATTGCTGTTGCTGTTGCAATAATCATGTATATCTTGATTGAAAAGACTACAACAGGCTATAAGCTGAAGGCAGTCGGATTCAACCCTCATGCTGCAGAGTATGGAGGTATAAGCATCAGGAAGAGCATAATTCTTACTATGGCGATAAGTGGCGCTCTGGCTGGAATGGCAGGAATTGTCGACCTTATTGGTGTTCCACCTCATCGATTCGTTGGAGAACTCACTGGGGGAAGAGGCTTTGATGGAATAACGATTGCGCTTATAGGAAGAAACAACCCGATTGGAATAATCTTCGCTGCTCTTCTTATAGCTGCCCTAAGAACCGGTTCAAATGCGATGCAAATTCGAGCTCAGATTCCAAACGACATTGTTTCGATAATTCAAGGCATAGTGATATTCCTCGTGGCAGCCGAAAGAATAGTATCAACGCTGATTTCCTGGAAGCGAAAGAAAGGAGTGACTGCAATATGA
- the gltX gene encoding glutamate--tRNA ligase, which produces MIRVRFAPSPTGYLHVGGARTALFNYLFARHYGGKLVLRVEDTDISRSTKEYEDQLMESLLWLGITWDEGPDVGGAFGPYRQSERGPIYREMIGDLLQRGQAYEVHAYPEEIEELHDKLLSEGKAPHYDQEMLEAFNTDERISEFESKGLRPVVFFKMPRKEYRLPDLIKGEVVFKEGAIGDFVIMRSNGQPIYNFAVVADDITMEISHVIRGDDHLSNTLRQLALYEAFGAPIPSFAHVSMILGPDGKKLSKRHGDTSVEQFRERGFLPEAFFNFLTLLGWSHPDGKEILNHEEIVESFSIERVNTSAAIFDEAKAKWMNGVYIRESDLERITDLAVPFIIQSKLMTAEDAVANRKWLKRAVDSVRKGVETLSEIPDKMRLYFEDPQVTFFTPSNDVEKGVYKALEAFKERVEYLDSWNNDEIIGTIRGILKDLKPDRKAFYMTLRKILTSVEEGPELVDIIFLLGRNKTLNRLQRAINSI; this is translated from the coding sequence ATGATTAGAGTTAGATTTGCTCCAAGCCCAACCGGATACCTCCATGTTGGAGGAGCTAGAACTGCGCTGTTCAACTACTTGTTTGCAAGGCACTACGGTGGAAAGCTTGTTCTCCGTGTAGAGGACACCGATATTTCCAGATCCACCAAGGAATATGAGGATCAGCTAATGGAGTCGCTTCTGTGGCTTGGTATAACATGGGATGAGGGTCCAGATGTCGGTGGCGCTTTTGGCCCATACAGACAAAGTGAGAGAGGCCCTATTTACAGGGAAATGATCGGGGATCTGCTCCAAAGGGGACAGGCTTATGAAGTCCATGCCTATCCTGAAGAGATAGAGGAACTGCATGACAAATTGCTATCAGAAGGGAAGGCGCCACACTATGATCAAGAGATGCTTGAGGCCTTCAACACTGATGAAAGAATCTCTGAGTTCGAATCCAAAGGGTTGAGACCTGTCGTTTTTTTCAAGATGCCTCGGAAAGAGTACAGACTTCCAGATTTGATAAAGGGTGAAGTAGTCTTTAAGGAGGGAGCAATTGGAGATTTTGTGATTATGCGCTCCAACGGTCAACCTATCTATAACTTCGCTGTAGTGGCGGACGACATCACAATGGAGATCTCGCACGTGATACGGGGAGACGACCACCTTTCCAATACTCTAAGGCAACTTGCACTCTATGAAGCCTTTGGAGCTCCAATACCCTCCTTTGCCCATGTTTCGATGATCCTTGGACCTGATGGAAAGAAACTAAGTAAAAGACATGGCGACACTTCGGTTGAGCAGTTCAGAGAAAGGGGCTTTTTGCCTGAGGCCTTCTTCAATTTCCTTACACTGCTTGGCTGGTCACACCCGGACGGTAAAGAGATTCTGAATCACGAAGAGATTGTAGAGAGTTTCTCCATTGAAAGGGTCAACACAAGCGCTGCAATATTTGATGAGGCGAAAGCCAAGTGGATGAACGGGGTTTACATTCGCGAATCTGATCTTGAAAGAATAACCGATTTGGCAGTCCCCTTTATCATTCAATCGAAATTGATGACTGCAGAAGATGCCGTTGCCAATAGAAAATGGCTGAAAAGAGCAGTTGATTCCGTTCGAAAGGGTGTGGAAACACTCTCCGAAATACCGGATAAGATGAGGCTATATTTCGAAGATCCTCAGGTGACTTTTTTCACTCCTTCCAACGATGTTGAAAAGGGTGTTTATAAAGCTTTGGAAGCTTTCAAAGAACGAGTCGAGTATCTTGATTCATGGAACAACGATGAAATAATTGGTACAATAAGAGGCATTCTCAAAGATCTGAAACCGGACAGAAAGGCTTTCTATATGACCCTGAGAAAAATACTCACATCTGTCGAAGAGGGGCCCGAATTAGTAGATATTATTTTTCTCCTGGGAAGGAACAAGACTCTCAACAGGCTCCAGCGAGCAATCAACTCTATATAG
- a CDS encoding ABC transporter permease, giving the protein MSWIEAIFAILVNPLFYKLTLLSATPLIFAALGGTYSEITGVTNIALEGIMLMGAFTSIVFTLITGNAWLGVLMAVIIGTGFTWFHAWASIRWSANQIVSATALVIIAQGTTSFLMIPIFGNEGQTDFIGRVPYLDAGWLSEIPFIGDIFGSMSPFTYLAIIAVIASWFLMYKTPLGLRMRAVGENPEAADTLGINVFKIRYFGVLMSGVFASLAGAFLSVGELGRFVENMIHGRGFIALAAMILGNWNPVGAMWAAILFGAAEAMNLQLQSSSIVSVSSSVKPLFNMLPFVVTLIVVGGFIGKTRSPAASGTPYEKDS; this is encoded by the coding sequence ATGAGCTGGATCGAAGCGATCTTTGCAATTCTGGTCAACCCCTTGTTCTATAAACTAACGCTGCTCTCTGCGACTCCTTTAATCTTTGCTGCTCTCGGAGGAACTTATAGTGAAATCACGGGAGTTACAAACATTGCGCTCGAAGGCATCATGCTAATGGGAGCCTTTACTTCGATAGTTTTCACTCTAATAACCGGAAATGCCTGGCTCGGGGTTCTGATGGCAGTAATTATCGGTACTGGCTTTACTTGGTTTCATGCGTGGGCAAGTATAAGGTGGTCTGCAAACCAGATTGTAAGTGCTACCGCTCTTGTAATAATTGCACAAGGCACAACTTCATTCTTGATGATTCCTATCTTTGGTAACGAGGGTCAAACAGACTTCATTGGCCGCGTGCCATATCTTGATGCTGGCTGGCTAAGTGAGATTCCCTTTATCGGAGATATTTTTGGTTCTATGAGTCCCTTTACTTACCTAGCCATTATCGCTGTAATCGCCAGCTGGTTCTTGATGTACAAGACTCCCCTTGGGCTTAGAATGAGAGCTGTCGGAGAAAACCCCGAAGCTGCCGATACTCTTGGAATAAATGTTTTCAAGATCAGATATTTCGGTGTTCTTATGAGTGGCGTTTTTGCAAGCCTAGCCGGAGCTTTTCTTTCAGTCGGAGAGCTTGGAAGATTCGTCGAAAATATGATTCACGGAAGAGGGTTTATTGCGCTTGCCGCGATGATACTGGGTAACTGGAATCCCGTTGGAGCCATGTGGGCCGCAATTCTCTTTGGCGCTGCGGAAGCAATGAATCTTCAGCTACAGAGCAGCTCTATAGTCTCTGTTTCGTCCAGCGTAAAACCTCTTTTCAATATGCTTCCGTTTGTGGTTACGCTGATAGTAGTCGGAGGATTCATTGGGAAGACACGGTCTCCTGCAGCTTCCGGTACACCTTATGAAAAGGATTCATGA